One Natrinema longum genomic window carries:
- a CDS encoding thioredoxin family protein gives MTTAPRRLESGSELDDFVASHDVALVEFYTSGCSLCQAMEPVLGNVARATAVDIGMINPGDDIELVDRFDIRSVPTLILFEDGSEIARLAEGFQGGDAVTDFLATHAPTAVGSS, from the coding sequence ATGACAACCGCCCCACGTCGACTCGAGAGCGGCAGTGAACTCGACGACTTCGTCGCGAGCCACGACGTGGCACTCGTGGAGTTCTATACCAGCGGGTGTTCCCTGTGTCAGGCGATGGAACCGGTGCTGGGGAACGTCGCCCGCGCGACAGCGGTCGACATCGGGATGATCAACCCTGGCGACGACATCGAACTCGTCGACCGGTTCGACATCCGATCGGTCCCGACACTGATTCTGTTCGAGGACGGCTCGGAGATCGCGCGGCTGGCCGAGGGGTTCCAGGGCGGCGATGCCGTCACCGACTTCCTCGCGACACACGCTCCGACCGCGGTCGGGAGTTCGTAA
- a CDS encoding PGF-CTERM sorting domain-containing protein, giving the protein MFGARTLRGVLPGGQRAVLVFGIGLAVIASLVVAGAAGASTGTVSPDPNESVSEEAYVEPAPEPGDAYFEAAADDGSWISYENPRDEYRSPYLGDGSGKVCVTLVNENGDPVVGESVPNTSVTIPTNDVTSWHSHADPLTVQFPLTDHYERPLDADQFGTDPDIAQGDGYMDSHCIELHGLPEDATVEYGKADVSGEYADRIDVAGYIQQVPEGDGWDTDIDPVAAAEPYADAGGGWTYRNGSTHGQVDVILQLDAPADERFDPNGSSASDSGSSDQSTDATDGDDSGGNGDDTGGNASDEDDSMPGFGALAAVLALSIAVLARSRGDP; this is encoded by the coding sequence ATGTTCGGAGCACGAACGCTTCGGGGTGTGTTGCCAGGCGGACAGCGGGCCGTCCTCGTATTCGGGATCGGTCTGGCCGTGATCGCGAGTCTCGTCGTGGCGGGTGCTGCGGGTGCATCCACTGGTACTGTCAGTCCCGATCCGAACGAATCCGTCTCGGAGGAAGCGTACGTCGAGCCAGCACCGGAGCCGGGAGACGCGTACTTCGAGGCAGCGGCGGACGACGGGAGCTGGATCAGCTACGAGAACCCACGTGACGAGTATCGAAGTCCGTATCTCGGGGACGGCTCCGGGAAAGTCTGCGTCACGTTGGTCAACGAAAACGGAGATCCGGTCGTCGGTGAGTCGGTCCCGAACACGTCCGTAACGATTCCGACGAACGACGTCACGAGCTGGCACTCCCACGCCGACCCGCTGACCGTCCAGTTTCCCCTGACCGATCACTACGAGCGCCCGCTCGACGCCGACCAGTTCGGAACCGACCCCGACATCGCCCAGGGCGACGGCTACATGGATTCCCACTGCATCGAGTTACACGGGCTTCCCGAAGACGCGACCGTCGAGTACGGGAAAGCGGACGTCTCGGGAGAGTACGCCGACCGAATCGACGTGGCCGGCTACATCCAGCAGGTCCCCGAAGGCGATGGCTGGGACACGGATATCGACCCGGTCGCTGCTGCAGAACCCTACGCGGACGCCGGCGGCGGCTGGACCTACCGGAACGGGTCCACCCACGGACAGGTCGACGTCATCCTCCAACTCGACGCACCAGCCGACGAGCGGTTCGATCCCAACGGCTCGAGTGCCTCCGATTCGGGGTCGTCCGACCAGTCCACGGACGCGACCGACGGCGACGATTCCGGCGGAAACGGCGACGACACCGGCGGAAACGCCAGCGACGAGGACGATTCGATGCCCGGATTCGGCGCGCTCGCAGCCGTTCTCGCCCTCTCGATCGCCGTCCTCGCTCGCTCTCGAGGGGACCCCTGA
- a CDS encoding DUF5789 family protein has translation MSEDEPSRDRVQDRSERRKSERAAHTESILEAVERHLGELTYPVTSEELATEYGNEPIDMPNETESLGSVFDRLAGEQYDSPEAVREAVYGEVTGEAGSPDEANAERDLEELDDETQGSLDESGGGMD, from the coding sequence ATGAGCGAGGACGAACCGAGCCGCGATCGGGTTCAGGACCGGTCCGAACGACGCAAATCCGAACGAGCAGCCCACACCGAATCGATACTCGAGGCCGTCGAGCGCCACCTCGGGGAGCTGACGTATCCGGTCACGAGCGAGGAACTCGCCACGGAGTACGGCAACGAGCCGATCGACATGCCCAACGAGACGGAGTCGCTGGGAAGCGTCTTCGACCGGCTGGCGGGCGAGCAGTACGATTCGCCCGAGGCGGTTCGTGAGGCCGTCTACGGGGAGGTCACCGGCGAGGCCGGCAGCCCCGACGAGGCGAACGCCGAACGCGACCTCGAGGAACTCGACGACGAAACACAGGGATCACTCGACGAGAGTGGAGGCGGCATGGACTGA
- a CDS encoding translation initiation factor IF-2 subunit beta: MDYESSLDRAMEDVPDIGGDEQRLQIPDPQPQKDGAFTRVTNLDEIADVLSRDTEHLHRFIQRELGTSGKLEDGRGRYNGTFSQQDLDAAIDAYVDEYVLCSECGLPDTRLVREDRTPMLRCDACGAFRPVTKRSTSSQQQQQQDAVEEGNTYTVEITGTGRKGDGVAEKGNYTIFVPGAEEGDVVDIYIKNISGNLAFARLD; this comes from the coding sequence ATGGATTACGAATCGAGTCTCGACCGAGCGATGGAGGACGTCCCCGATATCGGGGGCGACGAACAGCGGCTACAGATCCCCGACCCGCAACCACAAAAAGACGGCGCGTTCACGCGGGTGACGAACCTCGACGAAATCGCCGACGTCCTCTCTCGAGACACCGAACATCTCCACCGGTTCATTCAGCGCGAACTGGGGACCAGCGGGAAACTCGAGGACGGTCGCGGCCGGTACAACGGCACCTTCTCCCAGCAGGACCTCGACGCGGCGATCGACGCCTACGTCGACGAATACGTCCTCTGTTCGGAGTGTGGCCTGCCCGACACCCGGCTCGTCCGCGAGGACCGGACGCCGATGTTGCGCTGTGACGCCTGCGGTGCGTTCCGACCGGTCACCAAGCGCTCGACCAGCAGCCAGCAGCAACAACAGCAAGACGCCGTCGAGGAAGGTAACACCTACACGGTCGAAATCACCGGCACCGGTCGCAAGGGCGACGGGGTCGCGGAGAAGGGCAACTACACGATCTTCGTCCCCGGCGCGGAGGAAGGTGACGTCGTCGACATCTACATCAAGAACATCTCGGGTAACCTGGCGTTCGCTCGACTCGACTGA
- a CDS encoding HAD family hydrolase, translated as MGVSFDLFGTLVTADRPDDPATAVATELANRDVTVPDDWAEAYAEPHIDAPDGAEVPLPAHVSRALASRGIDNDHNAARRAVVAAFDPAVETRPDALEAVAAARERGPVAICSNCSVPELVGRTLVRSAFDRDDFDAIVTSVGCGWRKPAPEIFELTADELGVDPADLVHVGDDPRADGGVEAVGGTALLLDEVSLADVPTQLTTLAERSSHD; from the coding sequence GTGGGAGTATCGTTCGACCTCTTCGGAACGCTGGTGACCGCCGACCGGCCAGACGATCCTGCGACGGCCGTCGCAACCGAATTAGCAAACCGGGACGTGACGGTTCCCGACGACTGGGCCGAGGCGTACGCCGAGCCCCACATCGACGCTCCCGACGGTGCGGAAGTACCGCTTCCCGCACACGTCTCGCGCGCGCTCGCGAGCCGTGGCATCGACAACGATCACAACGCAGCCAGACGGGCCGTCGTCGCGGCCTTCGATCCGGCCGTCGAGACGAGGCCGGACGCGCTCGAGGCGGTGGCCGCTGCTCGAGAGCGAGGGCCGGTCGCGATCTGTTCGAACTGTAGCGTTCCGGAACTGGTCGGGCGGACGCTCGTCAGATCCGCGTTCGACCGCGACGACTTCGATGCGATCGTGACGAGCGTCGGCTGTGGCTGGCGCAAGCCCGCGCCGGAAATCTTCGAACTGACCGCCGACGAACTCGGCGTCGACCCGGCCGATCTCGTTCACGTCGGTGACGATCCACGCGCCGACGGCGGGGTCGAGGCCGTCGGCGGGACGGCGCTGCTCCTCGATGAGGTATCCCTCGCCGACGTTCCGACGCAATTGACGACGCTGGCCGAACGGAGCAGTCATGACTGA
- the cbiB gene encoding adenosylcobinamide-phosphate synthase CbiB, with protein MLTTLAVIGLAFSLDLLVGEPPTPIHPVAWFGRLVDGLDRAWSTDDRRQRLAGLVIAALCPLVPAAVAAGAVLAAAELHPIGGGIVAAFLLFLTTSLRSLLELTEDVVAATDGSLERARKDVRGLVGRDASTLSAGELRSGAVESAAENLADGLVATLLAFAVLAPVSLPAAGAIAAWIKAVNTLDSMLGYPSKPIGTASAHLDDLVMYLPARIAAAAIAIAAGDPLALVRARQWARVPPSPNSGWPMATLACALSVRLEKPDVYVLNPGGELPTLADGQRAVTVVGRAAVVSIVLAVVLATVVSEFGRDLEAYWQVLATLNTEHATGVRPKWP; from the coding sequence GTGTTGACGACACTGGCAGTCATCGGCCTGGCGTTCAGTCTCGACCTCCTGGTCGGCGAGCCGCCGACCCCGATCCATCCCGTCGCCTGGTTCGGCCGGCTCGTCGACGGTCTCGATCGAGCCTGGAGCACCGACGACCGCCGGCAGCGGCTGGCGGGCCTCGTGATCGCTGCCCTCTGCCCGCTCGTTCCCGCTGCCGTCGCCGCCGGAGCCGTCCTCGCAGCGGCCGAACTCCATCCGATCGGCGGGGGCATCGTCGCTGCTTTCCTCCTCTTTCTGACGACGAGCCTCCGCTCGCTGCTCGAGCTCACCGAGGACGTCGTCGCAGCTACTGACGGCTCCCTCGAGCGGGCTCGGAAGGACGTTCGGGGGCTCGTCGGCCGAGACGCGTCGACGCTTTCAGCCGGCGAACTTCGCAGTGGAGCCGTCGAGAGCGCGGCCGAAAACCTCGCCGACGGGCTGGTTGCGACCCTCCTGGCGTTTGCGGTGCTCGCACCGGTGTCGCTGCCGGCCGCCGGGGCGATCGCAGCCTGGATCAAGGCCGTCAACACGCTCGACTCGATGCTCGGCTACCCCTCGAAACCGATCGGCACCGCGAGCGCGCACCTGGACGATCTCGTCATGTATCTCCCCGCTCGCATCGCGGCAGCCGCGATCGCGATCGCCGCGGGGGACCCGCTCGCGCTCGTTCGTGCCCGGCAGTGGGCACGAGTCCCGCCCTCGCCCAACTCCGGCTGGCCGATGGCGACGCTGGCCTGTGCGCTGTCGGTTCGCCTCGAGAAGCCGGACGTGTACGTGCTCAATCCCGGCGGCGAACTCCCGACGCTGGCGGACGGCCAGCGGGCCGTCACCGTCGTCGGCCGGGCGGCCGTCGTCTCGATCGTCCTCGCCGTCGTCCTGGCGACCGTCGTCTCCGAGTTCGGACGGGACCTCGAGGCCTACTGGCAGGTACTGGCGACGCTGAACACGGAGCACGCTACGGGGGTGAGACCGAAATGGCCGTGA
- the cobS gene encoding adenosylcobinamide-GDP ribazoletransferase, producing MAVIGRWIGAVRGALGFLTRLPIGYRDGDWGAFRATPAAFPLVGLFAGALAAIPLLGTERLAAPTVALGYLLSVYAVTGIHHLDGIADLGDALVVHGDVERRRDVLKDTTTGVGALLAVTITVAALALGGLGLAELPVLAAIGVAVGAEVGTKFGMAAMACVGHAAYDGMGKQFTDAATAGSLVVPTVVVLSAATLVWPHPGVLALCGAVAGIGLPWYWANRYLGGINGDIFGAANEIGRVAGVHLGVIAWTLS from the coding sequence ATGGCCGTGATCGGGCGCTGGATCGGTGCGGTTCGCGGCGCGCTCGGATTTCTGACGCGGCTCCCGATCGGGTACCGCGACGGCGACTGGGGGGCTTTCCGAGCGACACCAGCGGCGTTTCCGCTCGTCGGACTGTTCGCGGGTGCACTGGCGGCGATCCCGCTGCTCGGGACCGAGCGACTCGCGGCCCCGACCGTCGCGCTTGGCTACCTGCTTTCGGTGTACGCGGTGACCGGTATCCATCACCTCGACGGGATCGCGGACCTGGGCGACGCGCTGGTGGTTCACGGCGATGTCGAGCGCCGCCGCGACGTGCTCAAGGACACGACGACCGGCGTCGGCGCGCTGCTCGCGGTGACGATCACCGTCGCCGCGCTGGCGCTTGGCGGCCTCGGACTGGCGGAACTCCCCGTCCTCGCGGCGATCGGCGTCGCGGTCGGGGCCGAAGTCGGGACGAAATTCGGGATGGCCGCGATGGCCTGTGTCGGGCACGCGGCCTACGACGGAATGGGAAAACAGTTCACCGACGCAGCCACCGCCGGCTCGTTGGTCGTCCCGACGGTCGTCGTCCTCTCCGCAGCAACGCTGGTCTGGCCCCACCCCGGTGTCCTCGCCCTTTGCGGGGCCGTCGCCGGGATCGGGCTCCCCTGGTACTGGGCGAATCGCTATCTCGGCGGGATCAACGGCGACATCTTCGGCGCAGCGAACGAGATCGGCCGCGTCGCCGGCGTCCACCTGGGGGTGATCGCGTGGACGCTGTCGTGA
- a CDS encoding NTP transferase domain-containing protein, translating into MCGGKGTRLESPHEKPLHPIAGTAMIDRVLAALERSRIETSYAAVSPNAPATRSHLERTDGVATIETAGDGYVTDLLAVLEHPDLSPPILTVAADLPLLEESVLDRILVAHGDDDASRTVCVPAALKRRLGVSIDTRLESDDYLAPTGVNVVGTTDESTTMTDVYYDSRLAVNVNRLEDARLATDRLRNRPTEGR; encoded by the coding sequence ATGTGTGGCGGGAAGGGTACCCGCCTCGAGAGTCCCCACGAAAAGCCCCTGCACCCGATCGCCGGGACCGCGATGATCGATCGCGTCCTCGCGGCGCTCGAGAGGAGCCGGATCGAGACGAGCTACGCCGCCGTCTCGCCGAACGCGCCGGCAACGCGGTCCCACCTCGAGCGAACTGACGGCGTCGCGACGATCGAGACGGCCGGCGACGGCTACGTGACCGACCTGCTGGCCGTTCTCGAGCACCCCGACCTCTCACCGCCGATCCTGACCGTCGCCGCCGATCTGCCGCTCCTCGAGGAGTCGGTCCTCGACCGAATCCTCGTCGCCCACGGCGACGACGACGCGTCGCGGACGGTCTGTGTCCCTGCGGCGCTCAAGCGGCGACTCGGCGTCAGTATCGATACGCGACTCGAATCCGACGACTACCTCGCGCCGACCGGGGTCAACGTGGTCGGCACGACCGACGAATCCACGACGATGACCGACGTGTACTACGACTCACGACTGGCAGTGAACGTGAACCGCCTCGAAGACGCCCGTCTCGCAACCGACCGACTGCGGAACCGCCCCACGGAGGGCCGGTAG
- the cobT gene encoding nicotinate mononucleotide-dependent phosphoribosyltransferase CobT, translating to MRLVLPAGTTETALIDGISAAGAAPELMEHTPSADVEILEYGEPVASPVTPVSPNGCPTPAAVTRAVRDVVGFDVAVIDAGLTRSTAAPTVELGGGPGTDIREASAVPAATAAFDRAYDYGTSLPDDRLMIGETVPGGTTTALSVLTALGEPAGVSSSLPTNPVERKRRVVDEALAASDLEPGDCEDAPLEAIEAVGDPVQPTVAGIAAGALEAGTAVTLAGGTQMVAVAAVLRHAGIDAGLSIATTSFVADEQGDRLAEACERFDCELTVTDPGFDERDHVAMQRYCAGEAKEGVGMGGALSLVPDGEMAAVRDRLETICTRLGIESGPEDDPTTERTADGPAEGGRGP from the coding sequence ATGCGTCTCGTCCTCCCCGCCGGAACGACCGAGACGGCCCTGATCGACGGCATCAGCGCTGCCGGGGCCGCCCCGGAGCTGATGGAACACACGCCCTCGGCGGACGTCGAGATCCTCGAGTACGGGGAGCCGGTCGCATCGCCGGTGACGCCGGTGAGCCCGAACGGCTGTCCGACGCCCGCCGCCGTAACCCGGGCAGTCCGGGACGTCGTCGGCTTCGACGTGGCAGTAATCGATGCAGGACTCACCCGGTCGACGGCCGCGCCGACGGTCGAACTCGGCGGCGGTCCTGGCACCGACATCCGAGAGGCGTCCGCCGTGCCGGCCGCCACCGCCGCCTTCGACCGGGCCTACGATTACGGCACGAGCCTGCCGGACGACCGGCTCATGATCGGCGAGACGGTCCCCGGCGGGACGACGACCGCGCTCAGCGTCCTCACCGCACTCGGCGAGCCCGCCGGCGTCTCCTCGTCGCTGCCGACCAACCCGGTCGAACGCAAACGACGGGTCGTCGACGAGGCCCTGGCCGCCAGCGACCTCGAGCCCGGCGACTGCGAGGACGCCCCGCTCGAGGCGATCGAAGCGGTCGGCGACCCCGTCCAGCCCACGGTGGCCGGGATCGCGGCGGGCGCACTCGAGGCCGGGACTGCGGTGACGCTGGCCGGTGGGACCCAGATGGTCGCCGTCGCTGCCGTGTTGCGCCACGCCGGTATCGATGCGGGGCTCTCGATCGCGACCACCTCGTTCGTGGCCGACGAGCAGGGGGATCGGCTCGCCGAGGCCTGCGAGCGGTTCGACTGCGAGCTCACCGTCACCGATCCCGGCTTCGACGAGCGCGACCACGTCGCGATGCAACGCTACTGTGCCGGCGAGGCCAAGGAAGGCGTCGGCATGGGCGGCGCACTCTCGCTCGTCCCCGACGGCGAGATGGCCGCCGTCAGGGATCGACTCGAGACGATCTGTACCCGACTGGGAATCGAGAGCGGGCCCGAGGACGACCCGACCACCGAACGGACTGCCGACGGGCCAGCGGAGGGCGGCCGTGGACCCTGA
- a CDS encoding threonine-phosphate decarboxylase — protein sequence MDPDSVRTGSRVPHGGEPDPDLLDFSANTNPRAPDGVGDVYAAALEESRRYPDDDYPAYRRAAAEFVDCDPAEVIPTPGGLAAIRLVMECTLEPGDEALVPYPSFGEYAREVSLQGATPRFVRYDELCEIGPAVLEACALAVVCTPNNPTGDAIDPDALEAFATRCGDAGTTLLVDEAFLGFTDRSSAAELDLEHVVVARSLTKLFGLPGLRAGFAVATGDRRDALATARRAWSVGTPAVRVGAYCLRQDAFVRETRARVTHERERMREALAERFEVHPSDAPYLLCDVGDRDVSTVIDDARAAGVSIRDATTFRGLDSHVRVAVKDRTANDRLLAALGVHNRDDVDRETEHD from the coding sequence GTGGACCCTGACTCCGTTCGAACCGGGAGCCGGGTCCCCCATGGCGGCGAACCGGACCCGGACCTGCTGGATTTCTCGGCCAACACCAACCCGCGAGCCCCGGACGGCGTCGGGGACGTCTACGCGGCCGCACTCGAGGAGTCGCGGCGCTATCCGGACGACGACTATCCGGCCTACCGCAGGGCTGCAGCCGAGTTCGTCGACTGCGATCCGGCCGAGGTGATTCCCACCCCCGGCGGGCTGGCCGCGATCCGACTCGTGATGGAATGTACCCTCGAGCCGGGCGACGAAGCGCTGGTGCCGTACCCGAGCTTCGGCGAGTACGCCCGCGAAGTCAGCCTCCAGGGTGCGACCCCCCGGTTCGTTCGCTACGACGAGCTGTGTGAGATCGGCCCCGCCGTGCTCGAGGCGTGTGCACTCGCCGTGGTCTGTACGCCGAACAATCCGACCGGCGACGCGATCGATCCCGACGCGCTCGAGGCGTTTGCGACCCGATGTGGGGACGCCGGGACGACGCTGCTCGTCGACGAGGCGTTCCTCGGCTTTACCGACCGCTCGTCGGCCGCCGAACTCGACCTCGAGCACGTCGTCGTCGCCCGGTCGCTCACCAAACTGTTCGGCCTGCCGGGGCTCCGTGCCGGTTTCGCCGTCGCGACCGGGGATCGACGGGACGCACTCGCGACGGCCCGCCGCGCGTGGTCGGTCGGGACGCCCGCCGTGCGGGTCGGCGCGTACTGCCTGCGACAGGACGCGTTCGTTCGCGAGACCCGCGCTCGCGTCACCCACGAGCGCGAGCGGATGCGCGAGGCACTCGCGGAGCGATTCGAGGTTCACCCGTCGGACGCGCCCTATCTCCTCTGTGACGTCGGCGACCGCGACGTGTCGACGGTGATCGACGACGCCCGGGCCGCCGGCGTCTCGATTCGCGACGCGACGACCTTCCGCGGGCTCGATTCCCACGTCCGCGTCGCGGTCAAGGACCGCACGGCCAACGATCGGTTGCTCGCGGCACTGGGCGTCCACAACCGCGACGACGTCGATCGCGAAACCGAACATGACTGA
- a CDS encoding adenosylcobinamide amidohydrolase has translation MTESDPAYAAIRRDGVLRITRPNTEWLSTGWNGGRRVADCAYNVSVPEGWDRTDLEAYVDERLERAGFETPENSPGPALLTGVDIGDARGARRGPVTVYATAGISNPAALPTTVESESERASETPASSEGQLEQGRGTVNVVVGTTRALAAGALANLIAVTAEAKAATLLAETGFPGTTTDAIVVGHDPDGPPAAFSGSGTEVGAATRACVRDAVLASLRAHYAAADAAVPDSVVDAPYGVSTDERATVFRPPLETNGDDDRASTR, from the coding sequence ATGACTGAGTCCGACCCGGCCTATGCCGCGATTCGGCGGGACGGCGTTCTTCGAATCACGCGACCGAACACGGAGTGGCTCTCGACCGGCTGGAACGGGGGGCGTCGCGTCGCCGACTGCGCGTACAACGTCTCGGTGCCCGAGGGGTGGGATCGGACGGATCTCGAGGCCTACGTCGACGAACGGCTCGAGCGCGCGGGGTTCGAGACCCCGGAGAACTCGCCCGGGCCTGCGCTGCTGACCGGCGTCGACATCGGCGACGCTCGCGGTGCTCGCCGCGGTCCCGTGACGGTGTATGCGACCGCCGGTATTTCGAATCCGGCCGCGTTACCCACGACGGTGGAATCGGAGAGCGAACGGGCGTCCGAGACGCCGGCGTCCAGCGAGGGTCAACTCGAGCAGGGTCGAGGAACGGTCAACGTCGTCGTCGGGACGACGCGAGCGCTCGCGGCTGGTGCACTGGCGAACCTGATCGCCGTTACGGCCGAGGCGAAGGCAGCGACGCTCCTCGCCGAAACGGGCTTTCCCGGCACGACGACGGATGCGATCGTCGTCGGACACGATCCGGACGGCCCGCCGGCGGCGTTCTCGGGCAGCGGAACCGAGGTCGGCGCGGCGACGCGTGCCTGCGTCCGGGATGCCGTGCTGGCATCGCTTCGCGCCCACTACGCGGCGGCCGACGCGGCCGTACCGGATTCGGTCGTGGACGCGCCCTACGGCGTTTCGACGGACGAGCGGGCGACGGTTTTTCGACCGCCCCTCGAGACGAACGGCGACGACGATCGAGCGTCGACGCGCTGA
- a CDS encoding D-2-hydroxyacid dehydrogenase gives MTAVDTPDVLVLRKGTHGIPIEQYADAIRERLPDHTVALARTPAEERDAIRDARFVTGMTFDDELLEAAENLAVFACAYAGTGHLPLDRLEERGVAVTNASGVHGPNIGEHVLGAILRFTRRFHVGARRQRRREWRHYKATELQGSTVTVVGLGAIGKSVCERLEPFGVDTIGVRYTPEKGGPTDEVIGFEGEAFDDALARTDYLVLACPLTETTRGLIDREALVTIDPEAVLVNVARGPVVDTDALVAALRSNWIRGASLDVTDPEPLPEEHPLWTFENVQITPHNAGHTPNYYDRLADIVAENRRRFDDGDSPSLRNQVLP, from the coding sequence ATGACTGCAGTTGACACGCCGGACGTGCTCGTGTTACGCAAGGGGACCCACGGGATACCGATCGAACAGTACGCCGACGCGATCCGCGAGCGACTGCCCGATCACACCGTCGCGCTCGCACGAACCCCGGCCGAGGAGCGCGACGCGATTCGGGACGCGCGTTTCGTCACCGGCATGACCTTCGACGACGAGCTGCTCGAGGCCGCCGAGAACCTCGCGGTCTTCGCGTGTGCCTACGCGGGGACCGGCCACCTTCCCCTCGATCGACTCGAGGAGCGCGGCGTCGCGGTGACGAACGCCTCGGGCGTCCACGGACCGAACATCGGCGAGCACGTTCTGGGTGCGATCCTCCGATTCACCCGACGATTCCACGTCGGCGCGCGCCGGCAGCGCCGTCGCGAGTGGCGCCACTACAAGGCCACCGAGTTACAGGGGTCGACGGTCACCGTCGTCGGCCTCGGCGCGATCGGCAAGTCGGTCTGTGAGCGCCTCGAGCCATTCGGCGTCGACACGATCGGTGTGCGATACACTCCCGAGAAGGGCGGGCCGACGGACGAGGTGATCGGCTTCGAGGGCGAGGCGTTCGACGACGCGCTCGCGCGGACTGACTACCTCGTACTCGCGTGTCCACTGACGGAGACGACGCGCGGACTGATCGATCGAGAGGCCCTCGTCACGATAGATCCCGAGGCGGTACTGGTCAACGTCGCCCGCGGCCCGGTCGTCGACACCGACGCGCTCGTGGCGGCGTTGCGATCGAACTGGATCCGCGGCGCGTCGCTGGACGTCACCGACCCCGAACCCCTTCCCGAAGAGCACCCGCTGTGGACCTTCGAGAACGTCCAGATCACGCCCCACAACGCGGGCCACACGCCCAACTACTACGATCGATTGGCCGATATCGTTGCCGAGAACCGCCGACGGTTCGACGACGGGGACTCCCCGTCACTCAGAAATCAGGTCCTGCCCTGA
- a CDS encoding universal stress protein, translated as MSLTFDGTILVPAADPDDGERTAAALAPYLEPSSRVIVVNVIEKAGGAPDKASVEQREEYAREIFDRARGPLEERAGAVETAILFGTDVVETIFEAAVERNVDAVVFEPRDGNRFVELLTGDVARRLVKNASVPVIALPRNEEE; from the coding sequence GTGTCGCTGACATTCGACGGGACGATCCTCGTCCCCGCAGCCGACCCCGACGACGGGGAGCGGACGGCGGCGGCGCTCGCACCGTATCTCGAGCCCTCGAGTCGGGTGATCGTCGTCAACGTGATCGAGAAAGCCGGCGGCGCGCCCGACAAGGCCTCGGTCGAACAGCGCGAGGAATACGCACGGGAGATCTTCGACCGTGCCCGCGGCCCCCTCGAAGAGCGGGCCGGAGCCGTCGAAACGGCGATCCTCTTTGGCACCGACGTCGTCGAGACGATCTTCGAGGCGGCGGTCGAACGGAACGTCGACGCCGTCGTCTTCGAGCCCCGTGACGGGAATCGGTTCGTGGAACTGCTCACCGGGGACGTGGCTCGCCGGCTGGTGAAAAACGCCTCGGTTCCGGTAATCGCGCTGCCGCGAAACGAGGAAGAGTAG
- a CDS encoding HalOD1 output domain-containing protein — translation METDTAADGTQLHTVDHTYRADPDQPLSEAVLAAIASESELDALELADEFGPLYDVVDPTALDSLFQSGPKTERSVGTVTFEYATYRVTVDQDGDVVLEDRA, via the coding sequence ATGGAAACCGACACCGCAGCCGACGGGACGCAACTGCACACCGTTGATCACACCTACCGGGCCGACCCGGACCAGCCGCTCAGCGAAGCGGTCCTCGCGGCGATCGCATCGGAATCCGAACTGGACGCGCTCGAACTCGCGGACGAATTCGGCCCGCTGTACGACGTGGTCGATCCGACCGCACTGGACTCGCTCTTTCAGTCGGGCCCGAAGACGGAACGGTCCGTCGGCACCGTCACGTTCGAGTACGCTACCTATCGGGTAACGGTCGATCAGGACGGCGACGTAGTACTCGAAGACCGAGCATAA